The Pseudomonas sp. HOU2 DNA window CTGCGCGTACCGGGCGGCCCGGCCAACACCCGGCACATCGAACACCGCATCTGCGGCGCCGATGCCAACCCGTATCTCGCAGCCGCCGCGATCCTCGCCGGCATCCATCGCGGGATTCGCGAAAAGCTTGATCCGGGCGCGCCGGTCGAGGGCAATGGCTACGCGCAAGCCAAGACGTTGCTGCCGACCGATTGGCTGACCTCGCTGCAGGCGCTGGAAAACTCGGTGTGGGCGCGGGATGCCCTGGGCCAGGAATTTCTCGGGGTGTATCTGGCGGTGAAACGTGCCGAGTACCGGCAGTTCATGGCCGAGGTGGGTGAGCAGGATTGGCGTTGGTATCTGACCGAAGCCTGACATACACCCTAAATCCTGTGGGAGCTGGCTTGCCAGCGATGGGGCCGGCAAATTCAGCATCTCTGGTGACTGATACTCCGCTATCGCTGGCAAGCCAGCTCCCACAGGGTCCTCGATTTGACTTGCGAATTTTGTGTGGACACCGACATGACCCAACGCTGCAATTCCTACTACACCGCCACCCTCAACCAGGACACCGACTACCCGACCCTGCTAGGTCGACATCAAGTCGATGTGGTGATCATCGGCGGCGGTTTCACCGGCGTAGCCACCGCCGTCGAACTCGCCGAAAAAGGCCTGAAAGTCGCCATCGTCGAGAGCCACAAAATCGGCTGGGGCGCCACCGGACGCAATGGCGGACAAGTCACCGGCAGCCTCTCCGGCGACGGTGCGATGCGCAAACAGATGCGCCCGAAACTCGGTGATGAAGTCGACGATTTCATCTGGCACCTGCGCTGGCGCGGGCATGAAATCATCCAGCAGCGGGTGGAGAAGTACGGCATCCAGTGCGACCTCAAACACGGCCATCTGCACGCTGCTTACAAGCCGAGCCATATGGACGGTTTGCGCCAGGATTACGACGAAGCCGTGCGCCGGGGCATGGCCGACGAGGTCAGCCTGCTCGACCGCAGCCAGGTGCGCGACCTGCTGCAAAGCGACCTCTACCATGGCGCGATCAAGAACACCCGCAACATGCACCTGCACCCACTCAACCTGTGCATCGGCGAAGCGCGGGCGGCGGAAAGTCTTGGTGCGCTAATCTTCGAAAACAGTGAAGTGCTGGAAATCATTCACGGCAAAACCCCAGGCGTGCGCACCGCCCATGGCCAGATCGACGCCAATCAGGTGATGCTCGCCGGTGACGTCTATCACAAGCTCGAACCGGGCCAGCTCAAGGGCAAGATTTTCCCGGCCATGGGCGGCATCGTCACTACCGCACCGCTGGGTGATCTGGCGCGGCAGATCAACCCCGAAGACCTCGCGGTGTACGACTGCCGTTTCGTCCTCGACTACTACCGCCTCACGGCCGACGGGCGCCTGCTGTTCGGCGGCGGCGCCAACTACAGCGGCAAGGATTCACGGGACATTGCCGCCGAGCTGCGCCCGTGCATCGAGCAAACCTTCCCGGCGCTCAAAGGGGTGCAGATCGACTACCAGTGGAGCTGCGCGATGGGCATCGTGATCAACCGCATCCCGCAACTGGGCAAGCTTTCGGATAACGTCTGGTATTGCCAGGGCTACTCGGGACACGGCATCGCGACGACGCACATCATGGGCGAAATCATGAGCCGCGCGATCACCGGGCAGATGGAGCAGTTCGAGACCTTTGCGCAGTGCCAGCACATTCGGGTGCCGATGGGGGATTTGCTGGGCAATCCGTTGTTGGCGGCGGGAATGTGGTATTACCAGATGCTTGAAAAGTTGCGTTGACCGGACTGGCCCCATCGCTGGCAAGCCAGCTCCCACAGTGTCCGTGTCGGACTAAACCTCATGTACACCACCAAAACCTGTGGGAGCTGGCTTGCCAGCGATGAGGCCAGCAGCCTCACTACAAATCTCAGTCCGGCAACTGCTCCACCACAATCCCCAACCGCCGATAATCCTCGACACTCCCCGACGCCACATGACGCTCGGTAATCAGCGTATGCAGGCGCGTGCACGAAGCCACCACGAACGGCTCCACTGCCCCCAGCTTGTCCGCCGTGGTCACCGCAATCACCCGCGCCGCGCTGTCGAGCAAGGCCTGCTTCACCGGCACTTCATCGAAATGCAGCGAGGTGATGCCCACCTCCGGGTGAATCGCACAGACGCCGGTAAACGCCAGATCCGCCTTGATCCCGGCCAGCATGCGCACCGCCTCGTGCCCACCGGCCGACATCGTGCGCGGGTTCAGTTGTCCCCCGGCCAGAATCACTTTCACGCCCTTGTACTCGGACAGGGCAATGGCCGTCATCGGCGCGGCGGTCACTGCAGTGATCTGAATATCCGCGCGCAACGAACGCGCCACCTGCAACGCGGTCGAGCCGGAATCGAACAGCACAATCTGCCCGTCCTCGACCTTTTGCGCCGCCAACTGCGCCAGACGCACCTTCACCTCATCAGTTTCTTCCAGCCGGGTGAAGTAATCCTTGCCACTGTCCTTGGGCCTTGGCAGCGCCCCGCCATGCACGCGCTGCACCAGGCCGGCGTGGTCCAGTTCGGCGAGGTCGCGGCGGATGGTGTCTTCGGACACGGCGAAGTGCTGGCTCAACTCGGAAGCCATGACCTTGCCGTCGCGTTCGAGGATCAGGAGGATTTTCTGCCGACGCAGGGACGGCAGTTCAGTGACCGAATGATCGTGCATGGTTTTGCCTGTTTATGCTTGTAGTTGCAGGTTTTGCCGAGACTAGCGAAAGCCTCGGGCAAACACAAACCGGCCGGTATCAATTGTTTCGATCATTGGAATCAACATGCCGAATTTTTTCTTTGCCGTGCGTCTGTTCAGAATGGCCTCAATTTAAAAAGGCTCAGGATGACCAGCTGATGAATCTCAATTTTGCGTTTGCGTGCATGATCGTGGTGTCTTTTGCGATTGCTCTGGGGCACGCCTGATACCTCACACCGACGCCGCCAGATGCTCACGCAACCATTTGTGCGCCGGGTCGCGATGCGCGCGCTCGCCCCAGAACATCGCCATCTCGTAGCCCGGCACCGGCAATGGCGCATCGACTACCTGCAACACCGGGTTGCCGCGCACCAGCCGTGACGGCAGCATCGCCACCAGATCGGTACTCGCCAGCACCGACATCACCATCAGAAAGTGCGGCACCGACAGCACCACTTTGCGCGCCAGACCAACCTCGGCCAGCGCCTTGTCGGTCACCCCGAAAAAACCCCCGCCCTCGCGCGACACCATCACGTGTTCCAGCGCACAGAACTGTTCGCGAGTCGGCTTACGCGTCAACCCCGGATGCCCGACGCGACCGGCCAACACGTAATGCTCGGTGAACAGCACCCGCTGATGCAGATCCAGCGGCGCCTCTTCGGTGATGTGCAGCGCCAGGTCAAACACGCCCTGCTCCGCCTGCTTCACTAACTGCGCCGGCATCAGGTCGAGCACCGCCAGCCGGGTGCC harbors:
- a CDS encoding DeoR/GlpR family DNA-binding transcription regulator is translated as MHDHSVTELPSLRRQKILLILERDGKVMASELSQHFAVSEDTIRRDLAELDHAGLVQRVHGGALPRPKDSGKDYFTRLEETDEVKVRLAQLAAQKVEDGQIVLFDSGSTALQVARSLRADIQITAVTAAPMTAIALSEYKGVKVILAGGQLNPRTMSAGGHEAVRMLAGIKADLAFTGVCAIHPEVGITSLHFDEVPVKQALLDSAARVIAVTTADKLGAVEPFVVASCTRLHTLITERHVASGSVEDYRRLGIVVEQLPD
- a CDS encoding LysR family transcriptional regulator codes for the protein MNNLRRLDINLLLTLDVLLAEHNVTRAAERLSLSQPSVSVHLAKLREIFGDPLLLPGPRGMRPTARADELREPLREALEALERAVAPASAFDPAQARHIWKVAATDYGESTVVLPALSGLRTQAPGTRLAVLDLMPAQLVKQAEQGVFDLALHITEEAPLDLHQRVLFTEHYVLAGRVGHPGLTRKPTREQFCALEHVMVSREGGGFFGVTDKALAEVGLARKVVLSVPHFLMVMSVLASTDLVAMLPSRLVRGNPVLQVVDAPLPVPGYEMAMFWGERAHRDPAHKWLREHLAASV
- a CDS encoding FAD-binding oxidoreductase encodes the protein MTQRCNSYYTATLNQDTDYPTLLGRHQVDVVIIGGGFTGVATAVELAEKGLKVAIVESHKIGWGATGRNGGQVTGSLSGDGAMRKQMRPKLGDEVDDFIWHLRWRGHEIIQQRVEKYGIQCDLKHGHLHAAYKPSHMDGLRQDYDEAVRRGMADEVSLLDRSQVRDLLQSDLYHGAIKNTRNMHLHPLNLCIGEARAAESLGALIFENSEVLEIIHGKTPGVRTAHGQIDANQVMLAGDVYHKLEPGQLKGKIFPAMGGIVTTAPLGDLARQINPEDLAVYDCRFVLDYYRLTADGRLLFGGGANYSGKDSRDIAAELRPCIEQTFPALKGVQIDYQWSCAMGIVINRIPQLGKLSDNVWYCQGYSGHGIATTHIMGEIMSRAITGQMEQFETFAQCQHIRVPMGDLLGNPLLAAGMWYYQMLEKLR